The genomic stretch AAACATAAAACTCCGGACCCACAAAGCTGCTTGTCGCACTTCTGGCTGCTAATGTAGCCACAAAAGTAcaaatctttgctgtttggAAATAATTAGTGCATGCTGAGGACCATGGgctaaataaacacattcataaaCTAACAACTCTGTCTGGCAAAGAGGAAATACCTTTGAGTCATCCTTTTTATGAGAGGGTTTTTGCTGAACCAACTGAGAAAAGGCATAAAGGTTTTGATAAACCTTTGAGGTCAAATCAGTAACACCACAGATACCAGCGATccatctgaaatgtaaatgtaaagcaTGATGGCCCTGTTTATTTTCGGATTAGCGCCAAGATATAATTAAGGTGCATTCTACTGTGAGGTAATATGAATAACCTACTCGAGAATAACCATCTACGACATTATCTTGAAATGTTTCCTGTATACTGAGACATCACATACTGGCAGGCAAAGTCCTGATTTAAAAATAGTTTTAGCGACAAGCAGCTTTTATTCTTCCCAGATGTCaggaaaatattttctgcatgtGATGAAACCTGCTCTGTTGCTGGCAAGAGGACTCACGAAAGTACCGGAGAACAGCTCTGAAGAAACTTTGAACAGCATTTGGAAACTATCCATCTGATTATATCATTCACTCGttccttcatgtttttctttcatgaatAATACACTATTCCTGATGGAAATACAAGTGGGACACTGTCACCCATTTAGTTCCCTTCCCAGAAATATGTCCTTTGCTGTGTCTTTTTCCCATCAATTTTCAGATCCAATTGCATTTCTGCTTATTTTGCTCAAAGTGTGGCCATGACTGTGTGTTAATAGTTTTATgaaaccctgtgtgtgtgtgtgtgtgtgtgtgtgtgtgtgtgtgtgtgtgtgtcatgagcATGCTGGAGCACATGCATGAAGTAGCTAACAGTTTGCAGGATTTACTGTAAGTTACCTTGAGAGAAAAGTGAAATTACCGTGATGATCCTGATTTGACGCAGCGGGTGcagttctccctctctcacacacggaTGATTGCACTCTCTGACCCCTTTTGtttcagagaaacagaaacttgCTCAGCACGGCCACTCCGCTCCTCCTCCATGGAACAACAGCAACCTGTATGGAAAAATACATAGATTTCAAAACACCATTCCAAGAAGAGCACTGAATTGAAGgaattaaacaaatgacacatgTATGAAAGACATCTGGAATCCATTCTGTTATATGAAATAATGTTACTGTTGTTCAGCGGGAGACTGTACTAAAGCCTCAATTCAGCAGAACTTCACTTTGGGGAAAGTGTTCTTTGTGTGCGTCATGAAAAGATGAGGCTGATCATTAGTAAACTATGAGCACCCCTCGTTAAGCCATGTGCTAAAAATGTATTACTAAGTTATTGTGGAACTCTGTCATCTGTACTGTATGATGAATGTATATATGAGTATTTTGCTTTGCTCAATACATGTCAACAGGAAATATAGCTGCAGTCTACTCTATGTGCAGAATATCCCTCAAACTGAGCCAGAAGGATCATGCAGGATTATTTCCTAATTATACGAGCATACATccttactgtatgtgtgagtgatgTTTGGCCTGTGACTCGTTTTGatcatttcaactttttttctctgacatttgATACGCAGTGACAGTCATATTGAACTTGGTGTATACAAGagctgaacaaatgaaaaacaaaattaatgcTGTACAATGATAAAGACAGAGATTTGGGACAGTCTCCTTCATatcattgctgtgtgtgtgagtgttttttttttttttttaatatatctaATTTTTATATCTTATTTTTAGTTTCAGTTCTTTATTTTCTGCTACTGTACAGACGTGCTTTAACACACGGCTTGACGGTACATCCTAAATAAACACTGACGTAACTGATCAGCATTAGGCAACTTTTAGAACGAGCAGTGAAGATAAGTGTCAGCACAGGAAATGACATATATGGCATATTGATCAGTCGGGCTGGCAGTTACAAAATTAGAAAGGTCATTGTTATCATCATCTGTAAGCGAGCACCACTCTGATGTTTACACTTTACATGGAGGTGCAGTTATGAATGGGGCTATGTCAAAAAGCAGTACTTGAAAGCTGAGTGTTGAAATGCCTTTGAGCAAACATGTAACCCGCTGCAGCTCCAGTGAAGTTGTTGAGCGGTTAAAGTGAGCGTgagacacatttttaattctCTTTCCAACTATTtccaaaggggaaaaaaaagtgaaattcttCCTAATTTTGACCAACTTGTTTGGGACCCAGTGTGACTCAAATGTGACATGTCACAGGGCAGTTACCATAAATGTACTTCATATTCCAGTTGCCTCCCGTCCAGTGCAGCACCACCAGGGGATTCAGGGGTATGAGATGTAGAGAGGTAAGTGAGGGGGTGGATGGGGGTGAACGGGGGGTCGGTGAGAGGTGAGTAAGAGATGAGTCAACAGCCCTGCACTATAAGATATCCTGATGGAGTCTAACAGTGGCATACACTCAGACACCAGCGGAGGTAAGGTcaactctcctctccatctccttcacTGCTTTATTCAGGCTTCAACTCTTCCATCTTTGTTTCGCAGTCTGTGTTCTGAGTCACACTTGGTCTTTTCTCCGTTTGTCAGAGCATCTGTTTGTTTAACAGCTAGCAAGTTTTTGGGATGTTTGAATGcttgattcatttttatttttttgagtaAAGGAGTGACAGGTGAGGTTATTCTTCTAGGTTATGGACTGTCTGGTAGCTGAGGTTTTTACTGAgcttcagtctgtttgtcaTAGAGCATGTAGCAGAGATTTGAAAAACCGGGGGTTGAGGATAATCATGTCAGCCAAAGTCAGTGATCTTTGTACCTGTTACCCAGTTAGAAATTCACAGGTGTCTCCATCACAAATATTTGCTGCCATAATCAAACATATTGAGTAAATTACTGGAAGAAAGCTTGTGTATATGCATGAAATGATGACATGCAGATATGAACTCATGTCTGCTGTCTTAGAGAGATGACACAATGGTGAATGAGCAAGTGATAGAGGGGAGAATAACCTGCATGATCAATGACCATCTCCAACTTCTGTCTTCTCCTAGGCATACCAGTGTTAGCTGAATTCCGTACACTCGAGGAAATACAACAAATATGGACTACACTCTGGCActcctgctttctctgctgcacCTTTTAAGTGTGGGtacagctgctcctctgccagGGGAGGTAGTCAAGATGAAGTCAAAAGTGAAATGGATGGCTGAACAGCTGGTGGTTAGGCTGGACAAAGACTTCCAGGTAATATTTACGGCTGTGTTCATGATTGTcaccaagtacatttactcaagtacttgcactttacttgagtagttccattttatgctgcttcATACTCCTGTTCAGCTAAATCTAAGAGGctaatattgtactttttccCACTacatttgactgacagcttttGTCACTAGTTacctttttaattacatttttcataccCTCCCCGTCCgttgaaaaccatgtatctccagaTCGGATGAGTTTGAATGTTTAAATAAACCATTTAGAAAGCCGTTTGGATTAGCTTGAAAATGAATTGTCACGAAGCTGAAAACAGTATAAACTGTATATTAAGTACTTAAAATGAGCTCTACTTTAAACATCttcagcagtaaaatgaaacatGCACATTGATGCAGCAGCAATATAGAACACTGAAAGGATCCATTCTACTGCATActgagcacttttacttttcatactttgcTCATAATACTTACATACTATTATTtaaaggttttgaatgcaggacttttacttgtagtggagtactTTCAGTTTTAGTGCTTTTACTGAAGAATCTGAATTCTTCTGTCCCTGATGGTGACACAGAATCTGGAGTGTTTTTGACTGGATCGCGTTTGCTCTCTTGCTGCAGGTCCCTCCTGGTCTGGCACTCAGCCCTCCTGCTGATGATCTGGACGGGCCTTCCTCCATTGTGACAGTCTTGGAAGGATATAACAGCATGATCTCCGACACCCTTAACGGTGTCGCCCAGGTCAAGTTTGACATCTCTTCACTGACGGGATACCTCGATCAGTGGAGGCAGGCGCACTGCAGCGAGCAGCGGCCAAAGCCTTCAGTGCCGGGGccgctgcaggagctgcagagccGGAAAGAGTTCATTCACACCGTGAGCATCGAGGCTCTCATGAGAGTGAAGGAGTTCCTCAATTTGCTCCTGAAAAATCTGGATCATCTTGAGACGTGCTGAAAGACGGACAGTGGGACCACTAATTGTAAGTTGCTGGCCTGATAGTTGGACCAGATTTGTCAAGTCTGCATCAGCGATGTGTGACTTTGCATTCCATCCTCGCCATGTTGAACTTTTGCAATGTCTATTGAAGGAGATTTATTCTTGAACATGCACTTATTTATAtacacatgtatttatttatatattgtaTTTAGAAAATATGTATTTTGTAGCATTCAATGTCACAAGATTGTTTTCATCCAAATGTTTGCAGCAAAAGCTGTGCAGGAATGTTTATATGCAAACTGATCTATGC from Chaetodon auriga isolate fChaAug3 chromosome 6, fChaAug3.hap1, whole genome shotgun sequence encodes the following:
- the lepa gene encoding leptin a — its product is MDYTLALLLSLLHLLSVGTAAPLPGEVVKMKSKVKWMAEQLVVRLDKDFQVPPGLALSPPADDLDGPSSIVTVLEGYNSMISDTLNGVAQVKFDISSLTGYLDQWRQAHCSEQRPKPSVPGPLQELQSRKEFIHTVSIEALMRVKEFLNLLLKNLDHLETC